GCATCCTCAGATTGACAATCAGTAAATCAATCTAAACGGAGGGGCGAATGTTAAATCAAGATGAGAGGCCAGTCACCTGGGCTCATGAAGAGGCTGCACAGCCAAAGTTAGATACCTTTATTGATCGCTTTCTAGAAAAGGGATTGATTACAAGAAGGCAAGCGCATTTAGCACTGGCATGGCGCGAAGATTTTATGATGGCGGGGCTCTTGAGATTGGGCTCAAGTTGTCGTCATTTAGCCCGCATTGATAGAACAATGTTCGGTTATGATCAAGATCATTGGAAAAGGCGTAAGGCCTATCAGCGATGGCAAAAGCAATTTATGAGTTTTAAGCGCCGGCAAGATCGATCAGATTTAGTTGATCTCTGTTGTTTGGACTTGATCCCAGAGACATTTCACCGGATGTATGCAATCAAGAACCGGTTGCATTATTTATTTAGCCTCTTTGAAGACGAGCATTTTAAGAGCTAAGTAATTGAGAATTGTCACAACACCCATGGTGAGAACCCAAGAAATGGTAGGCGTAAGCTCTGCATCTTGAATCAGATAGTGAATGGATGTCGAGCTTATGACCATGAAAAAGATCTGGCTCAGGACAAAAAACACAAATTGGTACCTGTGTTTTTTCTGTACTTTGAAGGACCATTTACGGTTCCAATGATAGCTCCAGAGCATGGCAAGAGCATAGCTTAATCCTTGTGAGATAAAAGGAGCATAAGTTAAAGAATAGGGCGCTGTAAAGTGATAGGTCACAATAAAGATGATATAGGCAAGTAAAGTGTTACTTGCGCCAATCAAGATAAAGCGCGAAAAAGTTTTGGGACAAAAAAAGGAATATTCCTTTTTAAGAATTCTGTTGATGGGATCAAGGGTCATGAGATCTATTATACAAAATTATTCTTGGCTTGTCGAATT
This portion of the Alphaproteobacteria bacterium genome encodes:
- a CDS encoding GtrA family protein → MTLDPINRILKKEYSFFCPKTFSRFILIGASNTLLAYIIFIVTYHFTAPYSLTYAPFISQGLSYALAMLWSYHWNRKWSFKVQKKHRYQFVFFVLSQIFFMVISSTSIHYLIQDAELTPTISWVLTMGVVTILNYLALKMLVFKEAK